One Fuerstiella marisgermanici DNA window includes the following coding sequences:
- a CDS encoding nitroreductase family protein, producing the protein MTPNNESFEGAINKIAVRSLMENRRSIKPADFSDQRVQDEIVWQMLSNANWAPTHGMTEPWRFFVYTDAAKLRLGKRLAKIYEQITTPELRKPAKAEKLIANAERSSHLIVIAMKRQASEKIPEIEEVQAVACAVQNLHLTATAFGVGGYWSSGAAICSEQLRDHLGLSNKDCVLGLFYVGYPKTEWPKGCRSPIEDKVVWRAD; encoded by the coding sequence ATGACTCCGAACAACGAATCCTTCGAAGGGGCGATTAACAAGATTGCGGTACGCAGTCTGATGGAGAATCGCCGGTCGATTAAGCCCGCCGACTTTTCCGATCAGCGAGTGCAGGATGAGATCGTTTGGCAGATGCTCAGCAACGCCAACTGGGCACCAACTCACGGCATGACCGAACCCTGGCGATTCTTCGTCTATACCGACGCGGCAAAGCTGCGGTTGGGAAAGCGACTTGCGAAAATCTATGAGCAAATCACTACGCCGGAATTGAGGAAACCTGCCAAAGCCGAAAAGCTAATCGCCAATGCCGAACGATCTTCTCACCTGATCGTCATTGCCATGAAACGCCAGGCATCAGAGAAAATCCCGGAGATCGAAGAAGTGCAGGCGGTCGCCTGTGCCGTCCAGAATCTGCACCTGACGGCAACCGCGTTTGGAGTAGGAGGCTACTGGTCATCCGGCGCAGCCATCTGCAGCGAACAACTTCGAGACCACCTTGGACTCAGCAACAAGGACTGCGTCCTCGGCTTGTTTTACGTCGGCTACCCTAAAACCGAATGGCCAAAAGGCTGCCGAAGTCCGATCGAAGACAAGGTCGTCTGGCGGGCGGACTAG
- a CDS encoding cytochrome c3 family protein: protein MTTQSKILATGIVLTAMAIVIVALWLADGAPPSPLVPNGPAQQVAIEVDPSDTGEPTPSYHQFVGHMTCAECHSEIHSVHIATPHANTFASTSESPIAQQFCGRTMSSGGKYGTYEYQCDDEGLLVDIQERRDGRLFPLEYAVGSGKHAVTFLTLLPDGAETIGVEHRMTWFRASGESGITPGQNADVPERAVDFFGRVFRGEDMRRCVSCHVTTGHIVRGRIENLTAGIHCERCHGPGKEHVQAAEDDDTAAATAAIRSKWSGADEVAMCGECHRMPDDLAPERLKRYPNSLVRFQPVGLLRSRCFTESAGRMKCTTCHDPHAPVESRSLAMQLDSCRQCHSKPTETHCAAGHSDGCIKCHMPAIELLPGISFHDHWIRVHDNDAAADGNVDDDAGHASAR, encoded by the coding sequence TTGACGACGCAATCTAAAATTCTGGCCACAGGTATTGTCCTGACTGCAATGGCAATCGTCATCGTGGCCCTCTGGTTAGCCGACGGCGCACCACCCTCGCCTCTTGTGCCCAACGGCCCTGCGCAACAGGTTGCGATTGAGGTCGATCCTTCTGACACGGGCGAACCGACCCCCTCGTACCATCAGTTTGTTGGGCATATGACGTGTGCCGAATGCCATAGTGAAATTCATTCCGTTCATATTGCCACGCCGCATGCGAACACATTCGCTTCAACGTCCGAATCGCCGATCGCACAGCAATTTTGCGGGCGTACCATGTCATCCGGTGGCAAGTATGGTACGTATGAGTATCAGTGTGACGATGAAGGGTTATTAGTCGATATTCAGGAACGCCGAGACGGGCGCCTGTTTCCGCTGGAGTACGCAGTCGGGTCTGGAAAGCACGCTGTGACGTTTCTGACGCTGCTGCCCGACGGAGCCGAAACCATCGGCGTCGAGCATCGCATGACATGGTTTCGAGCCAGTGGAGAATCCGGAATCACGCCGGGTCAAAACGCTGATGTCCCCGAACGAGCCGTCGATTTCTTTGGTAGGGTCTTTCGCGGCGAGGACATGCGCCGCTGCGTCAGTTGTCACGTCACGACCGGCCATATCGTACGCGGTCGAATCGAAAATCTGACTGCTGGCATTCATTGCGAACGTTGCCACGGGCCAGGCAAGGAACATGTCCAGGCAGCTGAGGACGATGACACAGCCGCCGCTACCGCTGCGATCCGCAGCAAATGGTCAGGGGCTGACGAAGTTGCGATGTGCGGCGAATGCCACCGAATGCCCGACGATCTGGCGCCGGAACGGTTGAAACGGTACCCAAATTCTCTGGTTCGATTTCAGCCAGTCGGTCTGTTACGGAGTCGTTGCTTTACGGAATCCGCCGGGCGCATGAAGTGCACCACGTGCCACGATCCGCACGCACCCGTGGAATCTCGTTCTTTGGCGATGCAGCTGGATTCGTGTCGACAGTGTCACAGCAAACCCACCGAGACTCATTGCGCGGCCGGACACTCAGACGGCTGTATCAAGTGCCACATGCCGGCGATAGAATTGCTGCCCGGCATTTCATTTCACGATCACTGGATCCGAGTTCACGACAATGACGCTGCAGCCGATGGAAACGTCGATGATGATGCTGGTCACGCTTCGGCACGGTGA
- a CDS encoding GDSL-type esterase/lipase family protein — protein sequence MFRLAAVLLALSFFPVTEVVLRALNVGRNVNLVIPIEDNLLATTGDFTHQINGMADLAFYGTTDLSGPETRPFTLPRPDNTFRIVVVGGSTVIGFPYAPEFAFPRQLEMQLELQNPGLDVEVLNAGITAMNSFAVNELVAQCFDAKPDLVVIHTGHNEFYGPGGPASTAFQLSPELIRQTYHFRRWRSVQIVAALSPPPDNAGEDLLNVLPRQLSIPLNGPVYLQARTNYESNLRRMIKACRKSDTPVLLTTVACNLKDQSPLLAEWRNESIDGKVEWDSLLADAALLIQQRDYHAALNALERASDLESEHAMLSYRRGQCYDGLGDVQQAWAAFSEARDLDACRFRIPSEFHEIARRVADEHPHCHFLDLTAAMVADGYSDPPGYNLFLEHVHYNFEGHHLVGRLFAKFIQENIRSGRWNSDRVASSNEMQKSLGFLPEDDLAATSFAIEVLQTGPFAQTADRQSHIEFLTQRAGRLFELVPSDRRDVFAELSLNQMSGALPQHLLAEFEERGNKQAVELMRKCWKLRKPWLRNVP from the coding sequence ATGTTTCGACTTGCTGCGGTACTGCTTGCATTGAGCTTTTTTCCCGTGACGGAAGTTGTTCTGCGGGCTCTGAACGTTGGCCGAAATGTCAACCTGGTGATCCCGATCGAAGACAATTTGCTCGCCACGACGGGCGACTTTACGCATCAGATAAACGGAATGGCGGACCTCGCGTTTTACGGGACGACGGATCTTAGCGGCCCCGAAACTCGCCCATTCACACTGCCCCGTCCCGACAACACGTTTCGGATTGTCGTGGTCGGTGGTTCCACCGTCATCGGCTTTCCGTACGCGCCGGAATTCGCATTTCCTCGGCAGTTGGAAATGCAACTGGAACTCCAAAATCCCGGACTGGACGTCGAAGTCTTAAACGCCGGCATCACCGCGATGAACAGTTTTGCCGTGAACGAACTGGTGGCTCAGTGCTTCGACGCGAAGCCAGATCTGGTTGTGATTCATACGGGGCACAACGAATTTTATGGCCCCGGCGGCCCTGCTTCGACGGCTTTTCAGCTTTCGCCGGAACTGATCCGGCAAACGTACCACTTTCGTCGGTGGAGGTCAGTTCAGATTGTTGCCGCTTTAAGTCCGCCGCCGGACAATGCCGGAGAAGATTTGCTAAATGTGTTGCCACGTCAGCTGAGTATTCCGCTGAATGGACCGGTCTACCTGCAGGCGAGAACGAACTACGAATCCAACCTTCGCCGAATGATTAAAGCTTGCCGGAAGTCAGACACGCCGGTGCTGCTGACGACAGTGGCGTGCAATCTGAAGGACCAAAGCCCGTTGCTGGCCGAATGGCGAAACGAATCGATTGACGGGAAGGTCGAATGGGACAGTCTGTTGGCGGACGCAGCCCTATTGATTCAGCAACGTGACTATCACGCAGCGTTGAACGCGTTGGAACGGGCGAGCGACCTTGAGTCGGAACATGCGATGCTCAGTTATCGCCGCGGACAGTGCTACGATGGGTTGGGCGATGTCCAGCAGGCGTGGGCCGCGTTTTCTGAAGCTCGCGATCTGGATGCGTGTCGGTTTCGCATTCCATCAGAGTTCCACGAGATCGCGCGACGAGTTGCTGACGAGCACCCTCACTGCCACTTTCTGGATTTGACAGCGGCGATGGTTGCGGACGGTTACTCCGATCCCCCGGGGTACAATCTTTTCCTGGAACACGTTCATTACAACTTTGAAGGCCATCATTTGGTGGGGCGGCTGTTCGCAAAATTCATTCAGGAAAACATTCGATCTGGTCGTTGGAATAGTGATCGAGTTGCAAGTTCAAATGAAATGCAGAAGTCTCTCGGATTTCTGCCTGAAGATGATCTGGCGGCGACTTCATTTGCGATCGAGGTCTTGCAAACCGGTCCATTTGCGCAGACGGCTGATCGGCAATCGCATATCGAATTCTTGACCCAGCGGGCGGGTCGGCTGTTTGAGCTTGTTCCCTCAGATCGGCGAGACGTCTTTGCTGAGTTGTCGCTGAACCAGATGTCTGGCGCTTTACCTCAACATTTGCTGGCCGAATTCGAAGAACGAGGCAACAAGCAAGCGGTAGAATTGATGCGAAAATGCTGGAAACTGCGAAAGCCGTGGCTCCGAAATGTTCCTTAG
- a CDS encoding CRTAC1 family protein, producing the protein MLNAQTTKWISALVVIVLMGSGTAESADVKFADVASELGVRFVHSSPQSPLRHIHLTMGSGVGVADFDRDGWPDLYFAQGQPWDEGHVAESGAVDELFRNQLFRAERKAFSQVADFTTVASGAFGMGVAVGDSNNDGFPDLYVSRFGADWLLLNNGDGTFSKSAASLPNSTAGYCASCTWTEVNGDGVPDLFITRYVRISESEYPVCADTATGLPIVCQPQKYAALSDVLLVGDGYGEFADSSEASGLNSVSAAPGLAVVSHDCDSDGDLDILVANDAVPNHLWINDGTGQFEESGLIAGVAVNSKGLREAGMGIAVGDATGNGRADFVVTNYFAETNTFYRNEGYGLFHDVSDEIGVGAPSRSRLAFGVNFLDADGDGDLDLFVANGHIHDRLQELGRNIPYRQPPQLLTFDAGRYTDVSESVGTTFQKPRLGRGSATLDFNRDGRTDVIMTDLGGSPALFQNQTPQLGRQVRIRIVGRTAARDAVSTRVKFLAGEMALGVRFVDGSSSYLSTSEQVITFSAAPPSQVDRVEVQWPTGSVQTVAISPTTTEVTVVEGVEQPFAMSQ; encoded by the coding sequence TTGTTGAACGCGCAAACCACAAAGTGGATCTCGGCACTGGTGGTTATCGTCTTGATGGGTTCCGGCACTGCTGAATCGGCCGACGTGAAGTTTGCTGACGTTGCCAGTGAGCTGGGCGTTCGTTTTGTTCATAGCTCGCCGCAGTCGCCGCTGCGGCATATTCACCTGACAATGGGATCTGGTGTAGGTGTTGCCGACTTCGATCGCGACGGCTGGCCCGACTTGTACTTCGCTCAGGGGCAGCCGTGGGACGAGGGGCATGTAGCCGAGTCTGGTGCTGTGGACGAATTATTCCGCAACCAGTTGTTTCGTGCTGAACGTAAGGCATTCTCGCAGGTCGCGGACTTCACCACGGTGGCCTCCGGAGCGTTCGGCATGGGGGTCGCTGTCGGCGATTCCAACAACGACGGGTTCCCCGATCTGTACGTTTCACGGTTCGGTGCCGACTGGTTGTTACTAAACAACGGTGACGGCACGTTTTCGAAATCGGCTGCCTCACTGCCCAATTCCACTGCTGGCTACTGCGCCAGTTGCACGTGGACTGAGGTCAATGGTGATGGGGTTCCAGATCTGTTCATCACGCGGTACGTCAGAATCTCGGAGTCTGAATATCCCGTTTGTGCGGATACTGCAACGGGGCTGCCGATCGTCTGTCAGCCTCAGAAGTATGCGGCGCTCTCAGACGTGCTGCTTGTCGGCGACGGCTATGGGGAGTTCGCTGATTCTTCGGAAGCCTCTGGTTTGAATTCCGTCTCAGCGGCACCAGGACTTGCGGTGGTTTCGCATGACTGCGACAGCGATGGCGATCTGGACATTCTGGTCGCTAACGACGCTGTGCCAAACCACCTGTGGATCAATGACGGAACCGGTCAGTTCGAAGAAAGCGGTCTGATCGCTGGGGTCGCCGTCAACAGTAAAGGGTTGCGCGAAGCTGGCATGGGAATAGCGGTTGGGGACGCCACGGGAAACGGGCGAGCCGACTTTGTCGTCACCAACTATTTTGCGGAAACCAATACATTCTATCGCAACGAAGGTTATGGACTCTTCCACGATGTGTCAGACGAGATTGGCGTCGGTGCGCCCAGCCGCAGTCGACTTGCATTCGGCGTCAATTTTCTGGACGCGGATGGCGACGGCGATCTGGATCTATTTGTCGCCAACGGACATATCCACGACCGGTTGCAGGAGCTCGGCCGCAATATTCCTTATCGCCAGCCACCTCAGTTGCTGACGTTCGATGCCGGGCGATACACGGACGTTTCCGAATCCGTCGGCACCACGTTTCAAAAGCCTCGTCTTGGCCGCGGCTCCGCAACGCTCGACTTCAACCGCGACGGCCGCACTGATGTGATCATGACCGATCTTGGCGGCAGCCCGGCGTTGTTTCAAAACCAAACCCCGCAACTGGGCCGACAAGTTCGCATCCGAATTGTGGGCCGAACGGCTGCCAGAGACGCGGTCAGCACGCGTGTTAAGTTTCTTGCCGGTGAAATGGCATTGGGCGTGCGTTTCGTTGACGGAAGCAGTAGCTATCTGTCGACCAGCGAACAAGTGATTACGTTTTCGGCTGCACCACCGTCACAAGTGGACCGCGTTGAGGTACAATGGCCAACCGGTTCAGTCCAAACGGTCGCGATTTCCCCAACCACGACCGAAGTCACGGTGGTGGAAGGCGTCGAGCAACCGTTTGCGATGTCTCAATAA
- a CDS encoding tetratricopeptide repeat protein produces the protein MRRILSIVMCLVVVVAAIAAYALRGGGEQTREAGLLALRHGDYAAAFEQLESHLAEKPDDAATRQILADAYVQQQLFGKAVDHYAVLSESSAGDLSLRRKLAAAALSAGRDGLAEDILKDLWESQPQDFGVNLALGELYFKTGRAADAIPFIETCIAQRPQRAQSYLLLADALDAANRDQEMIAPLKTCIRLEPDNAVAHANLAHAYQAAGHSTDAIVEAEWCLHRNPDLTSVRLILAKAQRDSGEFDAALQNAEHILAAEPSNLDAALLAAELLFFQGKGESVFDRLIGFYDAHKNSRPLINQLMRAAAARQDREAMEKFRTELERLLAQ, from the coding sequence ATGCGGCGAATCCTTTCGATTGTGATGTGCCTGGTCGTTGTTGTCGCCGCCATCGCTGCGTACGCACTCAGAGGCGGCGGAGAGCAAACTCGTGAAGCTGGCCTTCTGGCGCTGCGGCACGGGGATTACGCGGCAGCGTTCGAACAATTGGAATCGCACCTCGCAGAAAAGCCTGACGATGCCGCTACGCGACAAATTTTGGCAGATGCGTATGTCCAGCAACAGTTGTTTGGCAAAGCGGTCGATCACTACGCGGTGTTAAGTGAAAGTTCGGCAGGTGATTTATCGTTGCGGCGAAAGCTGGCTGCTGCTGCATTGAGTGCAGGACGCGACGGGTTGGCGGAGGACATTCTAAAGGATCTTTGGGAATCTCAGCCGCAGGATTTCGGAGTCAACCTGGCACTCGGTGAACTGTATTTTAAAACGGGGCGTGCGGCCGATGCGATTCCGTTTATTGAAACCTGCATCGCTCAGCGGCCTCAGCGAGCCCAAAGTTATCTGCTGCTGGCCGATGCGTTGGATGCAGCCAACCGCGATCAGGAGATGATCGCCCCACTGAAAACATGCATCCGCCTCGAACCAGACAACGCAGTCGCTCATGCCAATCTGGCTCACGCGTATCAGGCTGCCGGGCACTCGACGGATGCGATTGTCGAAGCCGAATGGTGTTTGCATCGGAACCCGGACCTGACGTCGGTTCGGTTGATCTTAGCGAAAGCTCAGCGAGACAGCGGCGAATTCGACGCAGCTCTGCAGAACGCGGAGCACATCCTCGCGGCGGAGCCTTCCAATCTCGACGCGGCTCTGTTGGCTGCCGAGTTGTTGTTTTTTCAGGGGAAGGGTGAGTCCGTATTCGACAGGCTGATCGGTTTCTACGACGCACACAAAAACAGCAGACCGCTGATAAACCAACTCATGCGCGCGGCCGCAGCGCGGCAGGACCGAGAAGCGATGGAGAAATTTCGCACAGAACTTGAGCGTTTGCTGGCGCAGTGA
- a CDS encoding DUF1553 domain-containing protein produces MSMRAIRILVLSAFCLATIPVSRASDDVDYLTQIKPLLEAKCYACHGALKQEGRLRLETLSLMTEGGDSGAALVARDAAGSLILERVTADEDYRMPPADEGSALKPDEIALLRRWIEQGAVAPEEPVPDSPTAHWAFQRIERPAVPASSRPGESGTGDNKPARAASHANPIDALLGAKHAELNLQPQQPAERSLLIRRVYLDLIGLPPSLEQLHDERPYGRIVDELLASPHHGERWGRHWMDVWRYSDWYGLGAQLRYSQKHMWRWRDWIVNSLNDDKGYDRMIQEMLAGDELDPDNPDVVAGTGFLARNYYLFNRTTWLDQTIEHTGKAFLGLTMNCCKCHDHKYDPLSHVDYYNFRAIFEPHQVRLDPVPGVTNFEKDGLPRVFDDHLDAETFLHKKGDPSKPDKDITITPHVPAILASFQPEIQPVELPPVAYAPAVRDYVQQDFLNTADAAISSAEKELAAAKKTLAMSPAEKAASEESTTAEFAFTDKFDQPNPEAWDIVGKGWEYRDGALLQTTATRDVEFARFKHPLPRDFEVSCQFTTTGGSTYKSVTFRFDESEDRKYANYVYASAHGPGPKVQVAYTRDGSQNYPGDGRVAKPIKVGEVQTLKFAVRNNLVNVWWNGEFALAYAVPDRQPEGHLSLSGFDATVAFDSIDIRTLPADAELTPPKNKVAPSPKDAATAVKIAEAKLKAAKAHRASLDATIAAEKAKYDSPDMADDAKKSLAITAARLEAESDLATATYERAAAGADTKKINAAEAKIVAAKKKLADADSGSYTALRASFKALETPEHKEPDYPTVYPSTSTGRRLALARWMTSRDNPLTARVAVNHVWMRHFGTPLVESVFDFGLRAGKPLHADVLDYLAVEFIESGYSFKHLHRLIVTSEAYQRSSATLMADDSTLKADPGNKYYWRMNVRRMESQVVRDALLQLSGTLDPQLGGPSVSVGNASKRRSLYFKHSRDDQDKFLTMFDDADLLQCYRRSESIVPQQALALANSKLSMTQAELIAARISQNVSSADNVGFVNTAIETLLCRTATDDEQTACLEFCVQLQSLLRQNEAVVDAEVSSRVRTRLIHSLLNHNDFVSVR; encoded by the coding sequence ATGTCTATGCGAGCCATTCGCATCCTGGTGCTGTCCGCTTTTTGCCTTGCGACGATCCCAGTCTCGCGGGCAAGCGACGACGTTGACTACCTGACGCAGATCAAACCGCTGCTGGAAGCCAAGTGCTACGCGTGTCATGGTGCGTTGAAGCAGGAGGGAAGGCTTCGACTCGAAACGCTGTCTCTGATGACAGAAGGTGGTGACAGCGGCGCGGCGCTGGTCGCGCGAGATGCGGCGGGAAGTTTGATCCTGGAACGTGTGACGGCGGACGAAGACTACCGCATGCCGCCCGCTGACGAGGGATCCGCTTTGAAGCCGGATGAAATCGCATTGCTGCGCCGCTGGATCGAACAGGGGGCCGTGGCTCCTGAGGAACCGGTTCCGGATTCACCAACGGCTCATTGGGCGTTCCAAAGAATCGAGCGGCCTGCCGTTCCTGCGTCTTCCAGACCCGGCGAAAGCGGGACGGGCGACAACAAGCCGGCACGGGCAGCTTCACACGCAAATCCTATCGACGCACTGCTTGGCGCGAAACACGCAGAACTTAATTTGCAGCCGCAACAGCCGGCGGAACGCAGCCTGCTGATTCGCCGAGTCTACCTGGACTTGATCGGGCTGCCTCCTTCGCTGGAACAACTTCACGACGAACGACCATACGGACGGATCGTCGATGAACTTCTGGCGAGTCCCCATCATGGCGAACGTTGGGGGCGGCATTGGATGGATGTGTGGCGATATTCCGATTGGTACGGCCTTGGTGCTCAGCTGCGGTACAGTCAAAAACACATGTGGCGTTGGCGCGACTGGATTGTGAATTCGCTGAATGATGACAAAGGCTACGACCGCATGATTCAGGAAATGCTGGCGGGCGATGAACTCGATCCAGACAATCCCGACGTCGTCGCGGGCACCGGCTTTCTGGCCCGTAACTATTACCTGTTCAATCGCACGACATGGCTGGATCAGACGATCGAACATACGGGCAAGGCATTTCTGGGACTGACCATGAACTGCTGCAAATGCCATGACCACAAATACGATCCGCTCAGTCATGTGGACTACTACAACTTCCGAGCCATCTTCGAACCTCACCAGGTGCGCCTCGACCCCGTTCCCGGTGTCACAAACTTCGAGAAGGACGGTCTGCCTCGCGTGTTCGACGATCACCTGGATGCCGAAACGTTTTTGCACAAGAAGGGCGACCCTTCCAAGCCAGACAAAGACATCACCATCACTCCGCACGTGCCTGCGATCCTGGCCAGTTTCCAGCCAGAGATTCAACCCGTCGAATTACCGCCCGTGGCGTACGCTCCGGCTGTCCGCGACTACGTGCAGCAGGATTTCCTGAACACTGCTGACGCGGCGATTTCATCTGCAGAAAAGGAACTCGCTGCCGCCAAAAAAACGTTGGCAATGTCGCCGGCGGAAAAAGCGGCGAGTGAAGAATCGACGACTGCAGAATTCGCCTTCACCGACAAGTTCGATCAGCCGAACCCGGAGGCCTGGGACATTGTCGGCAAAGGCTGGGAATACCGCGACGGGGCGTTGCTGCAAACTACGGCTACACGCGATGTTGAGTTCGCTCGGTTTAAACATCCACTCCCGCGCGACTTCGAAGTGTCGTGTCAGTTTACGACGACTGGCGGATCAACTTACAAGTCAGTGACATTTCGGTTTGATGAATCCGAGGACCGAAAATACGCCAACTATGTCTATGCGAGTGCTCACGGTCCCGGCCCCAAGGTTCAGGTGGCTTACACGCGAGATGGTTCGCAAAATTATCCCGGTGATGGGCGAGTAGCAAAGCCGATCAAAGTGGGTGAGGTGCAAACTTTAAAGTTTGCCGTCCGAAACAATCTGGTCAACGTTTGGTGGAACGGTGAATTCGCATTGGCTTATGCGGTCCCTGATCGCCAGCCGGAAGGCCATTTGAGTCTTTCCGGTTTCGACGCCACTGTTGCGTTTGATTCCATCGACATACGTACGTTGCCCGCTGATGCGGAACTCACGCCGCCAAAAAACAAGGTGGCTCCATCACCGAAAGATGCCGCCACTGCCGTGAAGATCGCTGAAGCGAAACTTAAAGCAGCCAAGGCTCACCGTGCATCCCTGGATGCCACCATCGCCGCCGAAAAAGCAAAGTACGATTCGCCTGACATGGCCGATGACGCTAAGAAATCGCTCGCCATCACTGCCGCTCGACTTGAAGCCGAATCTGACCTCGCCACGGCCACCTATGAACGCGCCGCTGCGGGCGCCGATACGAAAAAGATCAACGCCGCTGAAGCCAAAATCGTAGCCGCGAAGAAGAAGCTGGCCGACGCCGACAGCGGATCGTACACGGCGCTGCGAGCTTCGTTTAAGGCGCTCGAAACGCCGGAGCACAAAGAGCCCGATTACCCGACTGTTTATCCATCAACCAGTACCGGTCGACGACTGGCTTTGGCGCGGTGGATGACGTCACGAGACAACCCGCTGACGGCGCGAGTCGCCGTGAATCATGTCTGGATGAGACACTTTGGGACGCCGCTGGTGGAATCCGTATTCGACTTTGGTCTGCGGGCAGGCAAACCTTTGCACGCCGATGTGCTGGACTATCTGGCGGTAGAATTCATCGAATCCGGCTACAGTTTCAAACACCTGCACCGTCTGATTGTGACGTCTGAAGCGTACCAGCGAAGTTCGGCAACGTTGATGGCGGACGATTCCACGTTGAAGGCTGATCCCGGTAACAAGTATTACTGGCGCATGAATGTTCGCCGTATGGAATCGCAGGTCGTGCGTGACGCCTTGCTTCAACTTTCCGGGACACTCGACCCGCAACTCGGTGGGCCTTCAGTGTCAGTAGGAAATGCGAGCAAACGCCGCAGTCTGTACTTTAAGCACTCGCGTGACGACCAGGACAAGTTCCTCACAATGTTCGACGACGCTGACTTGTTGCAATGCTACCGTCGAAGTGAAAGCATCGTTCCTCAGCAGGCTCTGGCCCTTGCGAACAGCAAGCTGTCGATGACTCAGGCAGAACTCATTGCGGCCCGGATTTCTCAAAATGTTTCGTCAGCCGATAACGTCGGTTTCGTGAACACCGCGATCGAAACGCTGCTTTGCAGAACAGCGACGGACGATGAGCAAACCGCGTGTTTGGAATTCTGTGTTCAGTTGCAGAGCCTGCTACGTCAGAACGAGGCAGTCGTTGATGCCGAAGTCTCTTCCCGAGTTCGCACACGCCTGATCCACAGTTTATTGAACCACAACGACTTCGTTTCCGTTCGTTAG
- a CDS encoding DUF1501 domain-containing protein has protein sequence MSDFQLATGAESFSRSRRSMLMNSSLGFGSLALHSLLQKDGFGAEALHGSGVPSGLAHLAPKAKSVIWMFMRGGVSHMESFDPKPALTKYAGVSIPDSPFASVMTSERLKRVRVVVVNDANGQQRNKLYPLQVGFKKYGKSGIEVSDWFPHIGSVIDDISVVRSMWTTDDNHGAQVQFHSGRHMLDPRVPTIGAWITWGLGTLNENLPQFIAMGPRFFDRRDGHYLGPAYDSVELKVDPKNPLDFAKPEAEIMAEEQRLSFDLVNRLNRLTAARYPNDAALDARIKSYELAFRMQSAVPNVIDFASETEATKNLYGFDQKETRPFGEQLLAARRFVEKGVRFIQIQHGAGAAGAWDQHSNLKAKHSELSMQVDRPISGLIRDLKQRGLLDETLVVFATEFGRTPGSQGANGRDHHPYGFSVWMAGGGLKGGVAHGTTDEIGFHAVENPHYVTDVHATILKQLGLNNHRMEVPGHKRLEQDYGAAIDDIIA, from the coding sequence ATGAGCGATTTTCAATTAGCCACCGGAGCAGAAAGCTTCAGCCGCAGTCGCCGCAGCATGCTCATGAATTCCAGCCTCGGCTTCGGATCGTTGGCGCTACACTCGCTGTTGCAAAAGGACGGCTTCGGTGCGGAAGCTCTGCATGGAAGCGGCGTCCCCAGCGGATTAGCGCACCTTGCTCCGAAGGCAAAGAGCGTCATCTGGATGTTCATGCGCGGTGGCGTGAGTCACATGGAGAGCTTCGATCCCAAGCCCGCGTTAACTAAGTATGCCGGGGTTTCGATTCCCGATTCGCCGTTCGCAAGTGTGATGACGTCTGAACGACTTAAGCGTGTACGAGTTGTGGTTGTCAATGATGCCAATGGCCAGCAGCGGAACAAGCTTTATCCGCTGCAGGTCGGCTTCAAAAAGTACGGAAAAAGTGGGATTGAGGTCAGCGACTGGTTCCCTCATATCGGTTCCGTCATCGACGACATCTCAGTCGTCCGATCGATGTGGACCACGGACGACAACCACGGTGCTCAGGTGCAGTTCCATTCCGGTCGCCACATGCTGGATCCTCGTGTTCCCACGATTGGAGCATGGATCACGTGGGGCCTGGGAACTTTGAACGAAAACCTGCCTCAGTTCATTGCCATGGGGCCGCGATTTTTCGATCGCCGAGACGGCCATTACCTGGGGCCGGCGTACGATTCGGTGGAACTAAAAGTCGATCCGAAGAACCCGCTGGACTTCGCCAAGCCCGAGGCAGAAATTATGGCGGAAGAACAACGGCTAAGCTTCGACCTGGTCAACCGACTGAATCGTCTGACGGCGGCTCGCTATCCCAACGATGCCGCTCTGGACGCTCGCATCAAGAGCTATGAGTTGGCCTTCCGCATGCAGTCGGCCGTTCCCAACGTCATCGACTTTGCGTCCGAAACCGAAGCCACGAAGAATCTGTATGGGTTCGATCAGAAAGAAACGCGTCCCTTTGGCGAGCAGCTTCTGGCCGCTCGACGATTTGTGGAGAAAGGCGTCCGCTTCATCCAGATTCAGCACGGTGCCGGAGCTGCCGGAGCGTGGGATCAGCATTCCAACTTAAAGGCCAAACACTCCGAACTGTCGATGCAGGTCGATCGTCCCATTTCGGGACTCATTCGAGACCTCAAACAGCGCGGCTTATTGGACGAAACGCTGGTGGTGTTTGCCACCGAGTTCGGGCGGACACCGGGTTCGCAGGGTGCCAACGGCCGCGATCACCATCCGTACGGATTCAGTGTTTGGATGGCGGGCGGTGGGCTAAAAGGCGGAGTCGCTCACGGCACCACAGACGAAATCGGTTTTCATGCCGTTGAGAATCCGCACTACGTCACTGACGTTCATGCGACGATTCTGAAACAGCTTGGCCTGAACAATCACCGCATGGAAGTGCCGGGGCACAAGCGTCTGGAACAGGA